A section of the Eublepharis macularius isolate TG4126 chromosome 1, MPM_Emac_v1.0, whole genome shotgun sequence genome encodes:
- the SERTAD2 gene encoding SERTA domain-containing protein 2, with product MLGKGGKRKFDEDEDGLEGKEVSPADGPSKVSYTLQRQTIFNISVMKLYNHRPLTEPSLQKTVLINNMLRRIQEELKQEGSLRPVFLATSQPTDPLGDNFREVQPAFSHLATPPAHPTDSASTTPLESCLTPASLLEDDSFCTSQTIPQDGPTDLPSPTTQPVKDSFSSALDEIEELCPTPTSAEAVGASTIADTAATDNSKESSGESALQKPEGVQENRINEPRLMDSLPGNFEITTSTGFLTDLTLDDILFADIDTSMYDFDPCTSATGAASKMAPVSADDLLKTLAPYSSQPVTPNQPFKMDLTELDHIMEVLVGS from the coding sequence atgttggggaaaggaggaaagcGGAAGTTTGATGAGGATGAAGATGGGCTGGAAGGCAAAGAGGTGTCTCCTGCTGACGGTCCATCGAAGGTGTCGTACACCTTACAGCGCCAGACTATCTTCAACATTTCCGTTATGAAACTCTATAATCACCGGCCATTAACGGAGCCGAGTTTGCAAAAGACAGTTTTGATTAACAATATGCTGAGGCGAATCCAAGAGGAGCTCAAGCAGGAAGGCAGCTTGAGGCCTGTGTTCCTTGCCACTTCACAGCCCACAGATCCTCTGGGAGACAATTTTCGAGAGGTCCAGCCTGCCTTTAGTCACCTAGCTACGCCGCCAGCCCATCCCACCGACTCCGCAAGCACTACACCATTGGAGTCTTGCCTCACCCCTGCCTCGCTCCTTGAGGATGACAGTTTTTGCACTTCCCAAACTATCCCCCAAGATGGCCCTACAGATTTACCATCTCCAACAACCCAACCAGTAAAGGACAGTTTCTCCTCAGCCTTGGACGAAATCGAGGAACTCTGTCCAACACCTACCTCCGCTGAGGCAGTAGGAGCTTCAACAATAGCAGACACGGCAGCAACAGATAACTCTAAGGAGAGCTCCGGCGAATCCGCCCTTCAGAAGCCTGAGGGAGTGCAAGAGAACCGAATAAACGAACCTAGGCTCATGGATTCTTTACCTGGTAATTTTGAGATCACGACATCTACAGGTTTCCTTACGGACTTGACCTTGGACGATATTCTCTTTGCTGACATTGATACTTCTATGTATGATTTTGATCCTTGCACGTCTGCTACTGGGGCTGCCTCAAAAATGGCTCCAGTCTCTGCAGATGACCTCTTAAAAACTCTAGCGCCGTACAGTAGCCAACCAGTAACCCCAAATCAGCCTTTCAAAATGGACCTCACAGAACTAGATCATATAATGGAGGTGCTGGTTGGGTCTTAA